From Fusobacterium mortiferum ATCC 9817, a single genomic window includes:
- a CDS encoding Cof-type HAD-IIB family hydrolase — protein MKLIVTDLDGTLLSDEKKVSEYNIEILNRAVKEKEIELVVASGRDIYSIKNLTKDLKIKYYICFNGAKIYNDDKLIYKEAIDEKICEDILKKGMELNLKFSATSENEIHYTKMDNEYTRLENGKDKLKSFYLKSKEDIKQRNFEKIVFVGLEVELTQLRNYVEKKYGNKVNTFYSGSGVLDIVNKKCSKGTAVEEIATLLNIDKSKIIAFGDNENDISMLELVGHPVIMENSREDLKKKKYYKTVSNNNDGVGKYINDNILNK, from the coding sequence ATGAAATTAATAGTTACAGATTTAGATGGAACTTTATTATCAGATGAAAAGAAAGTATCAGAATACAATATAGAAATTTTAAATAGAGCAGTAAAAGAGAAAGAGATAGAATTAGTAGTAGCTTCTGGAAGAGATATCTATAGTATAAAAAACTTAACTAAAGATTTAAAAATAAAATACTATATTTGCTTTAATGGAGCTAAAATTTATAATGATGATAAACTTATTTATAAAGAGGCTATTGATGAAAAGATTTGTGAAGATATATTAAAAAAAGGAATGGAATTAAATTTAAAGTTTAGTGCAACATCAGAAAATGAAATACATTATACAAAGATGGACAATGAATATACAAGATTGGAAAATGGAAAAGATAAATTAAAGTCTTTTTATTTAAAAAGTAAGGAGGATATTAAACAAAGAAATTTTGAAAAAATAGTATTTGTAGGTTTAGAAGTAGAACTTACACAATTAAGAAATTATGTTGAAAAAAAATATGGCAATAAAGTAAATACATTTTATTCAGGAAGTGGTGTGCTTGATATAGTAAATAAAAAATGTAGTAAAGGAACAGCAGTAGAAGAAATAGCAACTCTTTTAAATATAGATAAATCTAAAATAATAGCTTTTGGTGATAATGAAAATGATATTTCAATGTTAGAATTAGTTGGACATCCAGTGATAATGGAAAATTCTAGAGAAGATTTAAAAAAGAAAAAATACTATAAAACAGTTTCTAATAACAATGATGGAGTAGGTAAATATATAAATGATAATATTTTAAATAAATAA
- a CDS encoding short-chain fatty acid transporter, with product MLKKFTNFCVKLVDKYLPDPFLFAIILTFVVYVAAIVFTHQTPLEILKAWGNFSDGFWNLLKFSMQTGCIVVFGSTLAKTQIFNKLVNRIVKYATNNKRAIVLTVTFSAIFSWLNYGLGLIAGALLAKAIAKKLKTIDYRLLIASAYSGYIIWHQGLSGSIPLTISTGFDIAGKTIKSDITSTIFHPVNIITAIVCIGTMCIINIAMLPNEKDAVIVDSSVLGEEYRPKKYKIKTPADRIEHSKILWLLTCLLGWAYIFYYFGNYIAEGKSILNGLGRDSVNMILLFLGILLHGNLKNYLDALKDSVSSIVGVILQYPFYAGIMAIMTCTNAEGISLASLISNFFVNISNQYTFPVFTFFSAGIVNFFVPSGGGQWSVQAPIVMNAAEYLKVPTNIAAMAIAWGDQWTNMIQPFWALPALAVANLKAKDIMGFMCIITIASGIVFAIGIYLWAKLYS from the coding sequence ATGTTAAAAAAATTTACAAATTTTTGTGTTAAACTTGTGGATAAATATTTACCTGACCCTTTTCTTTTTGCTATAATACTCACTTTTGTAGTATATGTAGCAGCTATTGTTTTTACTCATCAAACACCTTTAGAAATTCTTAAAGCTTGGGGAAATTTTTCTGATGGATTTTGGAATCTTTTAAAATTTTCTATGCAAACAGGTTGTATTGTTGTTTTTGGTTCAACTCTTGCTAAAACTCAGATTTTTAATAAATTAGTAAATAGAATTGTAAAATATGCAACTAATAATAAAAGAGCTATTGTTTTAACAGTAACATTTTCTGCTATTTTTAGTTGGCTAAACTATGGACTTGGTCTTATAGCTGGAGCTCTTTTAGCTAAAGCTATTGCTAAAAAGTTAAAAACTATTGATTATAGATTATTAATAGCTTCTGCATATTCTGGTTATATTATTTGGCACCAAGGACTATCGGGTTCCATTCCTCTTACTATCTCTACAGGTTTTGATATTGCAGGAAAAACTATAAAATCTGATATCACTTCAACTATTTTTCATCCAGTTAATATTATTACTGCTATTGTTTGTATTGGTACTATGTGTATTATAAATATAGCTATGCTTCCTAATGAAAAAGATGCAGTAATAGTTGATAGCAGTGTTCTTGGAGAAGAATATCGTCCTAAAAAATATAAAATTAAAACTCCTGCAGATAGGATAGAGCATAGTAAAATTCTCTGGCTTTTAACTTGTTTATTAGGATGGGCATATATATTTTATTATTTCGGTAACTATATAGCCGAAGGAAAAAGTATTTTAAATGGATTAGGTAGAGATTCTGTAAATATGATATTACTTTTCTTAGGAATTCTCTTACATGGAAATTTAAAAAATTATTTAGATGCTCTTAAAGATTCTGTTTCTTCTATTGTTGGAGTTATTTTACAATATCCTTTCTATGCAGGGATTATGGCAATTATGACTTGCACAAATGCTGAAGGAATTAGTTTAGCAAGTTTAATATCTAATTTCTTTGTAAATATTTCAAATCAATATACATTCCCAGTATTTACATTCTTTTCTGCTGGAATTGTTAATTTCTTTGTTCCATCTGGTGGAGGTCAGTGGAGTGTTCAAGCACCTATTGTTATGAATGCTGCAGAATATCTAAAAGTTCCAACTAATATTGCTGCAATGGCTATCGCTTGGGGAGACCAATGGACTAATATGATTCAACCATTTTGGGCTTTACCTGCATTAGCCGTAGCTAATTTAAAAGCTAAAGATATTATGGGATTTATGTGTATCATTACAATAGCTAGTGGTATTGTTTTTGCAATTGGAATTTATCTTTGGGCAAAGCTTTATAGTTAA
- the nagE gene encoding N-acetylglucosamine-specific PTS transporter subunit IIBC, protein MFSYLQKIGKALMVPVAVLPAAAILMGIGYWIDPVGWGANSQLAAFLIKAGAAIIDNMPILFAVGVAFGLSKDKNGAAALAGLVAFEVVTTLLSVGAVAQMTGVPADQVSPAFGKINNQFIGILCGVVAGELYNKFHTLELPKFLAFFSGKRFVPIITSVVMLVVSFILLYIWPIIYAGLVGFGISIAKLGPVGAGVYGFFNRLLIPVGLHHALNSVFWFNVAGINDIGRFWGDPAAAYAGLPEAVEGAYHVGMYQAGFFPIMMFGLLGACLAFIKTAKPANKEKIKSIMLAAGFASFFTGVTEPIEFAFMFVAPGLYLLHAVLTGISVFLAASLNWMAGFGFSAGLVDFVLSLRNPNANSPIMLIVLGIVFFVIYYVVFTFVINKFNVKTPGREDEELVEVVAEGGVNAHTAVAVALLPLLGGKENLVTIDNCTTRLRLEVADSSKVNDAEIKKIAAGIIKKGNAVQVIIGPHVEFVATELKKLV, encoded by the coding sequence ATGTTTAGTTACTTACAAAAAATTGGTAAAGCTTTAATGGTTCCAGTAGCAGTATTACCAGCTGCAGCTATTCTAATGGGAATAGGATACTGGATTGACCCAGTAGGTTGGGGAGCAAATAGTCAGCTTGCAGCATTTTTAATAAAAGCAGGAGCTGCAATAATAGATAATATGCCTATTTTATTTGCTGTTGGTGTTGCATTTGGACTTTCAAAAGATAAAAATGGTGCTGCTGCATTAGCAGGATTAGTAGCTTTTGAAGTTGTTACTACTTTACTTTCAGTTGGAGCTGTTGCACAAATGACAGGTGTTCCAGCAGATCAAGTTTCTCCAGCATTTGGAAAAATAAACAACCAATTTATAGGAATACTTTGTGGAGTTGTAGCAGGAGAGTTATACAATAAATTCCATACATTAGAATTACCTAAATTCTTAGCTTTCTTTAGTGGAAAAAGATTTGTTCCAATTATAACATCAGTTGTAATGTTAGTAGTTTCATTTATTTTATTATATATTTGGCCAATTATTTATGCTGGACTAGTAGGATTTGGAATATCTATCGCTAAATTAGGACCAGTAGGAGCAGGAGTTTATGGATTCTTCAACAGACTATTAATTCCAGTAGGATTACACCACGCATTAAACTCAGTATTCTGGTTTAACGTTGCTGGTATCAATGATATAGGAAGATTCTGGGGAGATCCAGCAGCAGCTTATGCAGGATTACCAGAAGCTGTAGAGGGAGCTTACCATGTAGGAATGTATCAAGCAGGATTCTTCCCAATTATGATGTTTGGATTATTAGGAGCATGTTTAGCATTTATAAAAACAGCAAAACCAGCTAATAAAGAAAAAATAAAATCTATAATGTTAGCAGCAGGGTTTGCTAGTTTCTTTACTGGAGTAACAGAACCAATAGAGTTTGCATTTATGTTTGTTGCACCAGGATTATATTTATTACATGCAGTTTTAACAGGAATATCAGTATTTTTAGCTGCATCTTTAAACTGGATGGCAGGATTTGGTTTCTCAGCAGGATTAGTAGACTTCGTATTATCATTACGTAATCCAAATGCTAATAGTCCAATAATGTTAATAGTTTTAGGAATTGTATTTTTCGTAATTTACTATGTAGTATTTACATTTGTAATTAATAAATTTAATGTAAAAACTCCAGGAAGAGAAGATGAAGAACTAGTAGAAGTAGTAGCAGAAGGTGGAGTAAATGCACATACAGCAGTAGCAGTAGCATTGTTACCATTATTAGGAGGAAAAGAAAATCTAGTAACAATAGATAACTGTACTACAAGATTAAGATTAGAGGTTGCTGACAGTTCAAAAGTAAATGATGCAGAAATTAAAAAGATAGCAGCAGGAATTATTAAAAAAGGAAATGCAGTACAAGTAATAATAGGGCCACATGTAGAATTTGTTGCAACTGAATTAAAAAAATTAGTATAG